The window AAGTGAGGGAAAGTCACCAGAGTGACGGAAGCAGCCACCGGTGGATCAGTAGCGGGCGACCGGCTCGCGGGCAAGTGCGTGAAACTCGCGCGCGGCATCCTCCGTACGGCTGATCCGTGACCATTGGAGCGTCGATATCAAGCAAGGGAGTGTGTCAGATGAGCGACAAGAGCAGCTTCGAAACGTTCCTGAAGTGGGCCGTGGTGGTGATCGTGGCGATCGCGGCCCTGAAGGTGGTGATGGCCGTCCTCGGCATCGCGTGGGTCCTGGGCGCGTTCCTCCTGTTCCGGGTTCTGCCGCTGGTGCTGGTGGTGTGGGGCATCGTCAAGCTGGTGCAGTGGCTCAAGAGCGACCGCGGCTCGCCCGCCGGTACCTCGACCTACTGACCCAACACTGATCGGCGCCGATCGCCCCCGCGGAAAACCCTTCCGCAGGGGCTTCGGCGCGTCCTTTGGGGATGGTGCGTCCCACTCGGGACAGCGGTGCCTGGCACGCCCGGCCTGACGAGGCTTGAGGGCACTATGTAAACACCTGCGGAACAACCAGTTGTCGTGGAGCCCCACGCTTCGCGGCAGGGGAACGCAGATTGCTCCACGGATGCTAGAACCCGCGTCCACACGCCTCGAAGCGGGCCCCCCCACGGAGGTTTCCCGGATGAAGATCATCAACCATCGCCTCGCTCACGACGACGGTACGCCGTACCGGTTTCGCGCGACCCCCAACCAGGGGGTGAGCGGCAATTCCGACGCCGAGCTTCGCGCACGGTGGCTGGTAATGCACTACACGGCGGGCGGCAGCGCCGAGGAATCCATCGGCTGGCTCGCCAACAAGCAGGCCAAGGCGTCCGCCCACATCGTGATCGCCAAGGACGGAACCATCACGCAGCTCGTGCCGTTCAACCGCGTGGCCTGGCACGCCGGCAAGAGCAAGTGGGAAAACGTCAACGGCCTGAACAGCCACTCCATCGGCATCGAGCTGGACGGGTTCGGCATCGTGGGCGATGCCGACGGGCCCTGGCGCTCGCCCGGCGGCAAGACCGTGCCCGCCGCCGACGTCCTGGTGGCGACGCACAAGAACGAGACGGCACCCCGCGGCTGGGCCAGGTATCCGCAGGCGCAGCTGGACGTGGCGCGCGAGCTGGCCACCCTGCTGGTACGGGAGTACGGGCTGAAGGACGTGATCGGGCACGAAGACATCGCGCCCGGACGCAAGCAGGACCCCGGCCCCGCGTTTCCCATGGCCAGCTTCCGCGCCGAAGTCATGGCCAGGCCCGCCCCGGAGGTGTCCACGCCGGCCCGCCCGGCCGCGGGCGCGCGCTTCCGCGTGACGGCCACGCTCAACGTGCGG is drawn from Longimicrobium sp. and contains these coding sequences:
- a CDS encoding N-acetylmuramoyl-L-alanine amidase; amino-acid sequence: MKIINHRLAHDDGTPYRFRATPNQGVSGNSDAELRARWLVMHYTAGGSAEESIGWLANKQAKASAHIVIAKDGTITQLVPFNRVAWHAGKSKWENVNGLNSHSIGIELDGFGIVGDADGPWRSPGGKTVPAADVLVATHKNETAPRGWARYPQAQLDVARELATLLVREYGLKDVIGHEDIAPGRKQDPGPAFPMASFRAEVMARPAPEVSTPARPAAGARFRVTATLNVRRGPGAQESTVNGSPLPEGTIVRAVADRDGWKQVTAEGSVNGVTGVSGWASAKYLEPMPGALFVTTDTVNIRMGPSPSDKKVAGGPLPTGTVVQAMEERDGWTRVTAQGTLRGVTGVTGWVNSSFLRPATQPVTGINSVQPTS